Proteins from a genomic interval of Mesobacillus sp. S13:
- a CDS encoding ABC transporter ATP-binding protein, whose product MISVSGLTQSYGNNQILNNISLSIEENEVCALVGRNGAGKSTFINSLLGLIPIRKGEILVNGKPRKRNKRWKNEIAYLPEKFMLYPSLTGYENIVFFAQAGKGKADSKKIEQILLSVGLWEDRDRPIKGYSKGMLQRLGLAITLYQDSDILILDEPTSGIDPMGRKEILKVLNSLSRKTILLSSHHLEEIKQICTHVAFLDKGEMTKYTVDDFLRIQELGGMEK is encoded by the coding sequence ATGATCAGCGTTTCTGGTTTGACACAATCGTACGGCAATAACCAAATCTTGAACAATATCAGCCTTTCTATCGAGGAAAATGAAGTATGTGCCCTCGTTGGCAGAAACGGAGCTGGCAAATCTACATTTATCAATAGTTTACTTGGCCTGATTCCCATCAGGAAAGGCGAAATACTGGTAAATGGCAAGCCTCGTAAAAGAAATAAACGCTGGAAAAATGAGATCGCCTACTTGCCGGAAAAATTCATGTTATACCCCTCTTTGACAGGTTATGAAAATATCGTTTTCTTTGCCCAGGCTGGAAAAGGAAAAGCGGATTCAAAAAAAATAGAGCAAATCTTGTTGTCTGTGGGTCTTTGGGAAGATCGCGACAGACCCATTAAGGGCTATTCTAAAGGCATGCTCCAGAGACTTGGACTCGCCATCACTCTTTATCAGGATTCCGACATTTTGATTCTTGATGAACCTACAAGCGGAATCGACCCAATGGGACGAAAGGAAATTTTAAAGGTACTCAACTCTTTGTCTAGGAAAACCATCCTGCTCTCTTCCCATCATTTAGAGGAAATCAAACAAATCTGCACACATGTAGCTTTTTTAGATAAAGGAGAAATGACGAAATATACAGTCGATGATTTTTTAAGAATTCAGGAATTAGGAGGCATGGAAAAATGA
- a CDS encoding FixH family protein produces the protein MKKLFVSLFLILVTFIAGCSQEPDWKLEITKEPVFANGKESNFEIKVTEDGTAAKGLHIVAELAMGSMDHGTIDVELEELSDGVYSGNAEFSMKGEWEAAFTLEKDGAKQEEVVNMNVKKAEGVASLNGEWITDEDLEFYQFINKLHIEINRETDREKYTGEKLDEALAYWDNQEKLNQDKNQLLTQIIRLRAMAMLGLEKGHEATDEEVNSAIEKVRAQYSSSDAAKTLITQFGEEKFWSIQQQQYARIVLTQKVQNDLIEKVKKENPKAGEQEILFTAEKEYEELLVSQVNSLKIEIL, from the coding sequence ATGAAAAAGCTATTTGTATCTTTGTTCTTAATATTGGTGACCTTTATAGCAGGGTGCAGCCAGGAGCCGGATTGGAAGCTGGAAATCACGAAAGAACCAGTTTTTGCAAACGGGAAAGAGTCAAACTTTGAAATCAAGGTAACGGAAGACGGAACAGCTGCAAAAGGTCTTCATATTGTCGCTGAGTTGGCGATGGGCAGCATGGATCATGGAACGATTGATGTTGAACTGGAAGAACTTTCTGATGGTGTCTATTCAGGTAATGCCGAATTTTCAATGAAAGGAGAATGGGAAGCAGCCTTCACGCTTGAAAAGGACGGAGCCAAGCAAGAAGAAGTCGTTAATATGAATGTGAAAAAGGCGGAGGGTGTCGCTTCCCTCAATGGTGAATGGATAACAGATGAAGACCTGGAATTTTACCAGTTCATCAATAAACTTCATATTGAAATCAATCGCGAAACTGACCGGGAAAAATATACCGGAGAAAAACTGGATGAAGCATTGGCTTATTGGGATAATCAGGAGAAGCTGAACCAGGATAAAAATCAGCTATTGACGCAAATCATCAGGCTGAGGGCGATGGCGATGCTTGGCCTGGAAAAAGGACATGAGGCAACAGATGAGGAAGTAAACAGCGCCATTGAAAAAGTCCGTGCTCAATACAGCAGCTCAGATGCTGCAAAGACACTGATTACACAGTTTGGCGAAGAAAAGTTTTGGAGCATCCAGCAGCAGCAATATGCGCGGATTGTCCTGACACAAAAGGTTCAGAACGACTTAATCGAAAAAGTAAAAAAGGAAAATCCTAAAGCAGGAGAACAAGAAATCCTTTTCACAGCTGAAAAGGAATATGAAGAGCTATTGGTCAGCCAGGTGAACTCCTTAAAGATCGAGATTTTGTAA
- a CDS encoding ABC transporter ATP-binding protein, with product MIVSIKNVNKRYGKHTVLENINLEIERGEIFGLLGPSGAGKTTLVRQLVGLETPSEGENFLFGEKMPSLKLIERIGYMAQSDALYTELSAKENLEFFASLFGLKGAHRKKRILEVLQLVDLSDHLNKLVTNYSGGMKRRLSLASALLHEPELLILDEPTVGIDPVLRQSIWSGFYDLKAEGKTLIVTTHVMDEAEKCDRLGLIRDGRLIAVGTPAQLKEQTGSASVEEAFLAYGGVQHEN from the coding sequence ATGATTGTATCAATCAAAAATGTCAATAAACGCTATGGCAAGCATACGGTTTTAGAAAATATCAATCTAGAGATTGAGCGCGGCGAAATTTTTGGACTGCTTGGCCCTTCCGGCGCGGGAAAAACAACGCTGGTCCGCCAGCTCGTCGGCCTGGAAACGCCAAGTGAAGGAGAGAATTTTCTTTTCGGCGAAAAAATGCCTTCACTGAAATTGATTGAAAGAATTGGCTACATGGCTCAGTCGGATGCGCTTTATACGGAATTATCCGCGAAAGAAAACCTTGAATTCTTTGCTTCTTTGTTCGGCCTGAAGGGCGCGCACCGGAAAAAACGCATTTTAGAAGTGTTACAGCTTGTCGACTTATCTGATCATTTGAACAAACTGGTAACCAATTATTCTGGCGGCATGAAACGTCGTTTATCGCTCGCATCCGCATTGCTGCATGAACCAGAGCTATTGATTCTTGATGAACCGACTGTGGGTATCGACCCTGTACTTCGCCAGAGTATTTGGTCAGGCTTCTATGATTTGAAGGCAGAGGGAAAGACGCTGATCGTCACGACGCATGTCATGGACGAAGCGGAAAAATGCGACAGATTGGGATTGATACGAGATGGGCGTTTGATCGCTGTCGGCACTCCTGCCCAATTGAAGGAACAGACTGGTTCTGCCAGCGTCGAGGAAGCATTTTTAGCATACGGAGGTGTCCAGCATGAGAACTAG
- a CDS encoding ABC transporter permease has translation MRTRALVIRIIRQFLRDRRTLAMMLVAPLLILTMLHLVFNGENYSPKVGFVDAPAVVMEKLDLEDATVKEYDSAKMAKEDALVREIDGYITFNGPMIDKIVLEGSDPSVNGAVMKWFQQATKPLTPSQGDLAVEYLHGSEDMGQFDYFGPVLLGFFAFFFVFIISGISFLRERTSGTLEKLLSSPLRKWEIVVGYVLGFGLFTMLQATLIAWYAIYVLGMLMEGSFIYVLMITLMLSMTALTLGTLLSAFANNEFQMIQFIPIIIVPQFFFSGLINLDTISDWLSWLGPITPLYYAAEALRDIMVRGYGWDAIYGNMLMLAGFSALFIFLNILALRKHRAV, from the coding sequence ATGAGAACTAGAGCTTTAGTGATCAGGATCATCAGACAATTCCTGAGAGATAGAAGAACCCTTGCAATGATGCTTGTCGCCCCACTCCTGATCCTGACGATGCTCCATCTTGTTTTTAACGGAGAAAACTATAGTCCCAAGGTCGGTTTTGTGGATGCTCCTGCTGTTGTTATGGAGAAGCTCGATCTAGAGGATGCCACAGTTAAAGAATATGACTCTGCAAAAATGGCAAAAGAGGATGCTTTGGTCAGAGAAATCGATGGGTATATCACCTTTAATGGTCCTATGATCGATAAAATCGTTCTAGAAGGAAGCGACCCATCAGTTAATGGTGCGGTTATGAAGTGGTTCCAGCAGGCAACGAAGCCATTGACGCCATCACAGGGAGATCTGGCTGTCGAATATCTCCACGGCTCAGAAGATATGGGACAGTTTGATTATTTCGGACCGGTCCTATTAGGTTTCTTCGCATTCTTCTTTGTCTTCATTATATCCGGAATCTCTTTTTTACGGGAAAGAACTAGCGGTACCCTCGAAAAATTACTTTCAAGCCCGTTAAGGAAATGGGAAATCGTCGTTGGCTATGTACTCGGATTCGGGCTTTTCACGATGCTGCAGGCAACGCTGATTGCCTGGTATGCCATCTATGTTCTCGGAATGCTGATGGAAGGATCCTTTATCTATGTGTTAATGATCACTTTAATGCTGTCAATGACGGCGCTGACGCTTGGTACACTGCTGTCCGCGTTTGCGAATAACGAATTCCAGATGATCCAGTTCATTCCGATCATCATCGTACCTCAGTTCTTCTTTTCCGGACTGATCAATCTTGATACGATTTCCGATTGGCTGAGCTGGCTTGGTCCGATTACACCGCTCTATTATGCTGCCGAGGCATTGCGTGATATTATGGTAAGAGGATACGGATGGGATGCCATCTACGGGAATATGTTGATGCTTGCCGGATTTTCAGCGCTGTTCATCTTCCTTAATATCCTGGCATTGCGGAAACACCGCGCAGTTTAA
- a CDS encoding TetR/AcrR family transcriptional regulator, producing MSDHDLKIDELIDGEDLTEKQRKIIISAIESFADKGFSATSTSEIAKKAGVAEGTIFRHYKTKKDLLLAIVAPVMAKFVAPFFIKDLQKVLDQEYEHVEDFLRAMLLNRRDFLIKNLATVKILLQEIPFHPELKELFKEHIALKVYAQFEKLVEHYQAKGQIIEIPAYSVFRLAFSSIFGYLIARYMILPEAEWDDEAETERTIQFIMHGLAGPNSSKN from the coding sequence ATGAGTGACCATGACTTGAAAATTGATGAACTGATCGACGGAGAAGACCTGACCGAGAAGCAAAGGAAGATTATCATATCTGCGATTGAATCCTTTGCCGACAAAGGGTTTTCCGCCACTTCAACCAGCGAAATCGCCAAAAAAGCCGGCGTCGCAGAAGGTACGATCTTCAGACACTATAAAACAAAAAAGGATTTGCTGCTGGCAATTGTCGCCCCTGTGATGGCAAAGTTTGTGGCACCTTTTTTCATAAAAGATTTACAGAAAGTACTGGATCAAGAGTATGAACATGTTGAAGATTTCCTGAGGGCGATGCTTTTAAATCGCCGGGATTTTCTTATTAAAAACCTTGCTACCGTTAAAATCCTGCTGCAGGAAATCCCATTCCACCCCGAATTAAAGGAATTATTCAAGGAGCATATCGCCCTAAAAGTATATGCCCAGTTTGAAAAGCTGGTGGAACACTATCAGGCAAAAGGACAGATCATAGAGATTCCAGCGTACAGTGTATTCAGGCTGGCTTTCTCCTCCATCTTTGGCTATTTAATTGCGAGGTATATGATCCTGCCAGAAGCCGAGTGGGATGACGAAGCAGAAACAGAGCGGACCATACAATTCATCATGCATGGATTGGCGGGCCCAAACAGCAGTAAAAATTAA
- a CDS encoding PQQ-dependent sugar dehydrogenase, whose translation MKSFLYVLLAMLMVITGCSGGGSETKPAGDADQKPEGKEAVAQADQLEVIAKNLEVPWSINKIGETFYLSERPGSIVKVEGGSTERQKVSFKKELSQAAEAGFLGFVLAPDFERSNKAFAYYTYENGTGQFNRIVELTLKNDKWVEGKLLLDNIPSGRFHHGGRLKIGPDGMLYATAGDAATTPEIAQDLGSLGGKILRLNLDGSVPDDNPFEGSYVYSYGHRNPQGLAWSQDGTFYASEHGPSAHDEINLIEAGNNYGWPEITGDEKKQGMETPIFHSGTDTWAPSGMAAHRGKLYVATLRGNALREFDPAAKTTREVVTGVGRIREVIVEGDDLYFISNNTDGRGTPAEGDDKLYRVKLENLQ comes from the coding sequence ATGAAAAGCTTCTTGTATGTGTTGCTGGCAATGTTGATGGTAATCACGGGCTGTTCAGGCGGCGGCAGTGAAACGAAGCCTGCAGGTGATGCTGATCAGAAACCGGAAGGAAAAGAAGCGGTTGCCCAGGCAGACCAGCTTGAGGTTATCGCTAAAAATTTGGAAGTCCCATGGTCCATCAATAAAATTGGTGAGACGTTTTACTTGAGCGAACGCCCAGGGTCGATTGTAAAAGTGGAAGGCGGCAGCACAGAGCGACAGAAGGTTTCTTTTAAAAAGGAATTGTCCCAGGCAGCCGAAGCTGGATTTCTTGGCTTTGTGCTCGCTCCTGACTTCGAGCGGTCTAACAAGGCATTTGCCTATTACACATATGAGAATGGCACCGGTCAGTTCAATCGGATCGTCGAACTGACATTGAAAAATGATAAGTGGGTAGAAGGCAAGCTGCTCCTCGATAACATCCCGAGCGGACGCTTCCATCACGGCGGCAGGCTGAAAATTGGTCCCGATGGAATGCTTTACGCTACAGCAGGCGATGCGGCGACCACACCTGAAATCGCTCAGGATTTAGGTTCGCTAGGTGGAAAGATCCTCCGGCTGAATCTGGATGGATCGGTTCCAGATGATAACCCATTTGAAGGTTCCTACGTATACAGCTATGGACACCGCAATCCTCAGGGACTGGCCTGGTCGCAGGATGGCACATTCTACGCCAGTGAACATGGTCCATCCGCACATGATGAAATCAATCTGATTGAGGCAGGAAACAACTATGGCTGGCCAGAGATCACAGGTGATGAAAAGAAGCAGGGAATGGAGACGCCGATTTTCCACTCCGGAACCGATACATGGGCACCATCAGGGATGGCAGCACATCGCGGAAAGTTGTATGTCGCTACATTGAGAGGCAACGCGCTCCGAGAGTTTGATCCTGCGGCAAAAACGACAAGAGAAGTAGTCACAGGAGTAGGCCGCATCCGCGAGGTCATCGTTGAAGGTGACGATTTGTATTTTATCAGCAACAACACCGACGGACGCGGCACCCCGGCTGAAGGTGATGACAAGCTTTATCGGGTAAAACTAGAAAATTTACAATAA
- a CDS encoding Cof-type HAD-IIB family hydrolase, producing MIKCIATDMDGTLLTATQQITAENREAILKAKEKGVEVVVATGRSFQEARFVLEESGLKLPMICVNGAEVRSGDGEIVASNPLDKALARQAALRLVESGVYFEVYTNKGTFTEDEDKAISIIVDIFSTANPEVPIEKIAEAAEERLHKGLITKIEQYDQLFKDDQYEIYKLLAFSLDDDKLGVARNGLKEITGLAISSSGSENIEITSLDAQKGIALEKFVSSKGITMEETMALGDNFNDVSMLERVGRPVAMGNAAPEIIALCGEVTVTNEESGVGKAIMKALED from the coding sequence GTGATTAAGTGCATAGCGACAGATATGGATGGGACATTATTGACTGCTACCCAGCAGATTACTGCCGAGAACCGCGAAGCGATTTTAAAAGCGAAGGAAAAAGGAGTCGAAGTCGTGGTTGCCACAGGGCGGTCTTTCCAGGAAGCGAGATTCGTTCTGGAGGAATCCGGCCTTAAGCTGCCGATGATTTGTGTAAATGGAGCCGAGGTTCGTTCCGGGGACGGGGAAATCGTTGCCTCGAATCCATTGGACAAGGCATTAGCCCGGCAGGCAGCACTAAGGCTTGTAGAGAGCGGCGTTTATTTCGAGGTTTACACAAACAAAGGAACTTTTACCGAGGATGAGGATAAGGCGATCTCCATCATCGTTGATATTTTTTCAACCGCAAATCCTGAAGTGCCGATAGAAAAAATCGCAGAAGCTGCGGAAGAGAGGCTGCATAAAGGACTGATCACGAAGATTGAACAGTATGATCAGTTATTTAAGGACGACCAATATGAAATATACAAGCTACTCGCTTTTTCGTTGGATGATGACAAACTAGGTGTTGCCAGGAATGGCCTGAAGGAAATCACCGGGCTTGCGATCAGTTCATCTGGCAGTGAGAATATCGAGATTACCAGCCTTGACGCTCAAAAAGGGATTGCCCTGGAAAAATTCGTATCATCAAAAGGAATTACAATGGAAGAAACGATGGCGCTTGGAGATAACTTCAATGATGTGTCGATGCTTGAAAGAGTTGGCAGACCGGTCGCGATGGGCAATGCAGCACCCGAAATCATAGCTCTATGCGGTGAAGTGACAGTGACAAATGAAGAAAGTGGCGTAGGAAAGGCAATCATGAAGGCGTTGGAAGACTGA
- a CDS encoding ABC transporter substrate-binding protein — protein MKAKKLFPAVLSLGLLIGGGLAGCSSGDDKTSGEGGKDGDKVTVDIFQFKVEFKDQFEDIAKAYEEANKDVDINITTVGGGEDYGAALKSKFASGNEPTIYNVGGPQDVADWEDKLADLSDTAAAKAALSGTLEGVTKDDKVLGLPYNQEGYGFIYNKDIFEKAGIDPKSITSYSALEEAVKTLDSKKKDLGLTSVFALPAKETWVTGLHLSNVFLAPEFDQNVINAFESKEVTFEHGDAFKKILDLQNKYSDQPTVSLDYAKQVEELFSTGKAAIIQQGNWVSGSIAGIDEELANNGVGILPIPVEGYKEDSIPVGVPMYWAVNSNKDEKEVAAAKEFLDWLYTSEEGKTAVIEDFKFIPAYEGYDAGKISDPLAKEIYEYSSAGKTLAWTFMGYPTGWGQEKLGINIQKYVSGEMTWDELVEESSKAWAEARK, from the coding sequence ATGAAAGCAAAAAAGCTATTTCCAGCCGTTCTTTCTCTTGGACTTCTGATTGGCGGAGGTCTTGCAGGATGTTCATCAGGCGATGACAAGACATCTGGCGAAGGTGGAAAAGATGGAGACAAAGTAACCGTCGACATTTTCCAATTCAAGGTTGAGTTCAAAGATCAATTCGAAGACATCGCAAAAGCTTATGAAGAAGCTAATAAAGATGTGGATATCAACATCACAACTGTAGGCGGCGGCGAAGATTACGGTGCTGCACTTAAATCCAAGTTCGCTTCAGGCAATGAACCTACCATCTACAATGTAGGCGGACCGCAGGACGTTGCAGACTGGGAAGATAAACTAGCAGACCTTTCTGATACAGCTGCTGCAAAAGCGGCCCTTAGCGGAACTCTTGAAGGCGTAACAAAAGATGACAAAGTACTTGGACTTCCTTACAACCAGGAAGGATATGGCTTCATTTATAACAAGGACATTTTTGAAAAAGCGGGTATTGATCCAAAGAGCATCACTAGCTACAGCGCATTAGAAGAAGCGGTTAAGACTCTTGACAGCAAGAAGAAAGATCTTGGCCTGACTTCTGTATTTGCTCTTCCTGCAAAAGAAACTTGGGTAACAGGACTTCACCTTTCAAACGTGTTCCTTGCACCTGAATTTGACCAGAACGTAATCAACGCATTCGAATCAAAGGAAGTTACTTTTGAACACGGTGATGCATTCAAGAAGATTCTTGACCTGCAAAACAAATACTCTGATCAGCCTACTGTAAGCCTTGACTATGCTAAGCAGGTTGAAGAGTTGTTCTCTACTGGCAAAGCGGCAATCATCCAGCAAGGTAACTGGGTATCAGGTTCAATCGCTGGTATCGACGAAGAGCTTGCTAACAACGGCGTAGGAATTCTTCCAATTCCGGTTGAAGGCTACAAAGAAGATTCAATCCCGGTTGGCGTGCCTATGTACTGGGCTGTAAACAGCAACAAGGACGAAAAAGAAGTAGCAGCAGCAAAGGAATTCTTAGACTGGCTATACACTTCTGAAGAAGGTAAAACAGCAGTAATCGAAGACTTCAAATTCATCCCTGCTTATGAAGGATATGACGCTGGCAAAATCTCTGATCCACTTGCAAAAGAAATCTATGAATACTCTTCAGCTGGCAAAACTTTGGCTTGGACTTTCATGGGTTACCCAACTGGTTGGGGACAAGAAAAGCTTGGCATCAACATCCAGAAATATGTGAGCGGCGAAATGACTTGGGACGAATTAGTAGAAGAGTCTTCCAAAGCATGGGCAGAAGCTCGTAAGTAA
- a CDS encoding carbohydrate ABC transporter permease → MRNRNLWYWLFLAPALLALALVVILPLAFGVYYSFTDWNGIRTPSFVGLEHYKALFAEKEFRDALWFTTKFTVVSVFLINFFGLSLALLVTQKFKTNNILRTIFFMPNLIGGLILGFIWQFIFTKVFASVGELIGVEALEGWLSTETTGFWAMAILMSWQMAGYIMVIYISFLEGVPQELLEAAEIDGANSFQRFYHVTFPLVMPAFTVSLFLTLSNSFKLYDQNLSLTGGGPYNSTQMVAMEIFKTAFVENAMAFAQAKAVIFFLIVAAISLTQVYINKKREVEM, encoded by the coding sequence ATGCGCAACCGAAATCTCTGGTACTGGCTTTTCCTGGCTCCAGCTCTACTTGCACTTGCTCTCGTGGTCATTTTGCCACTGGCATTTGGCGTGTACTACTCATTTACTGACTGGAACGGGATCAGGACACCTTCATTTGTAGGCCTTGAACATTATAAAGCGCTTTTTGCTGAGAAAGAATTCAGAGATGCATTATGGTTCACAACGAAGTTCACTGTTGTTTCTGTGTTCCTGATCAATTTCTTTGGCCTTTCGCTTGCATTGCTTGTCACGCAAAAATTCAAGACGAATAATATCCTAAGAACGATTTTCTTTATGCCAAACCTGATTGGCGGCTTGATTTTAGGCTTCATCTGGCAGTTCATTTTCACGAAGGTATTCGCGAGCGTCGGTGAACTGATTGGCGTTGAAGCTTTAGAGGGATGGCTGTCCACTGAGACGACAGGCTTCTGGGCGATGGCGATCTTGATGAGTTGGCAGATGGCTGGTTACATCATGGTCATCTATATTTCATTCCTTGAAGGTGTGCCGCAGGAATTGCTTGAAGCAGCCGAAATTGACGGAGCGAACAGCTTCCAGCGATTTTATCACGTCACCTTCCCGCTGGTCATGCCTGCGTTCACAGTCAGCTTGTTCCTGACCCTATCCAACTCATTCAAGCTTTATGACCAGAACCTGAGCTTAACCGGCGGCGGACCATACAATTCCACACAGATGGTTGCAATGGAAATATTCAAAACAGCATTTGTGGAAAATGCGATGGCATTCGCACAGGCTAAAGCGGTCATTTTCTTCTTGATTGTAGCGGCTATTTCTCTAACACAGGTTTATATCAATAAAAAACGGGAGGTCGAGATGTAA
- a CDS encoding carbohydrate ABC transporter permease: MKKKKQSRIILEILGIILALIWLSPFYLMIVNSFKTKREMFEDTLKLPDVFSFENYTVAFERLDFIKTFFNSVLITVLAVAVIIIFSSMAAYALSRRGGKISGIIFMLFVAAMLIPFQSVMIPLVSIFGKLEMLNRGGLIFMYLGFGASLSIFLYHGTLSGIPKSLDEAATIDGANRFQIFWHIIFPMLKPVSVTVAILNIIWIWNDYLLPSLVINKPGMETIPLKMFFFFGEYTKQWHLALAGLTIAIIPVIIIYFFLQKQIIKGVSEGSVK; the protein is encoded by the coding sequence ATGAAAAAGAAGAAGCAGAGCAGAATCATTCTTGAGATTCTCGGCATCATCCTTGCCCTGATCTGGCTTTCCCCGTTTTACTTGATGATCGTCAACTCGTTCAAGACGAAACGTGAAATGTTTGAGGATACATTAAAACTCCCGGATGTTTTTTCATTTGAGAATTACACGGTAGCTTTTGAGCGTTTAGATTTTATTAAAACCTTTTTCAACTCTGTATTGATCACGGTGCTGGCTGTGGCCGTCATCATCATTTTTTCATCAATGGCTGCATATGCCCTTTCCAGACGCGGAGGCAAAATAAGCGGGATCATTTTTATGCTGTTTGTAGCGGCAATGCTCATTCCTTTCCAGTCTGTTATGATTCCACTTGTGTCCATTTTTGGTAAACTTGAAATGCTTAACCGGGGCGGACTGATTTTCATGTACCTTGGTTTTGGAGCAAGCTTGTCGATTTTCCTTTACCACGGAACATTGAGCGGTATTCCAAAGTCGCTTGATGAAGCGGCAACAATCGATGGCGCAAACCGGTTCCAGATTTTCTGGCATATTATCTTCCCAATGCTAAAACCGGTTTCTGTTACAGTGGCCATCCTGAACATCATCTGGATCTGGAACGATTACTTGCTTCCTTCCCTTGTCATCAATAAGCCGGGAATGGAAACAATTCCGCTTAAGATGTTCTTCTTCTTTGGGGAATATACTAAACAATGGCATCTCGCATTGGCAGGACTGACGATCGCAATCATTCCAGTCATCATAATTTACTTCTTCCTTCAAAAGCAAATTATCAAGGGAGTTTCAGAAGGCTCGGTAAAATAA
- a CDS encoding LacI family DNA-binding transcriptional regulator — MAVTIKDVAKAAGVSPSTVSRVIADHPHINEVTKKRVRKVMEKLGYHPNFQARSLVVRSTETIGIVMPNSATQALQNPFFPEVIRGISMKAHEHQFGVYLTTGITDEEIFQQVVSMVQGGRVDGIILLYSKTDDKIMNYLLERKFPFTVIGRPSKNAERITFVDNDNIYITKQVTDYLIKLGHQRIAFIGVNLEHVFTIDRLEGYKQALHEANIQYDEKYVIHEQCLKSGGKQGILKFLSSHEPPTALVVADDFTAIELMSYSEELNIKVPEEISIVSFNDVPLTEHMKPQLTSVNIDIFQLGFEAANCLIEIIKNPDALPKRVTIPARMIERKSCSPIHK, encoded by the coding sequence ATGGCAGTCACAATCAAAGATGTAGCGAAGGCAGCCGGTGTGTCACCATCTACCGTTTCCAGGGTGATTGCCGATCACCCTCATATCAATGAAGTAACTAAGAAGCGTGTCCGGAAGGTGATGGAGAAACTGGGCTATCACCCGAACTTCCAGGCACGAAGCCTGGTTGTAAGGAGTACGGAGACAATCGGTATCGTTATGCCGAATTCGGCTACCCAGGCGCTGCAGAACCCGTTTTTTCCCGAAGTCATCAGGGGAATCAGCATGAAAGCCCATGAACATCAATTCGGAGTTTATTTAACAACAGGCATTACCGACGAGGAAATCTTCCAGCAGGTCGTTTCAATGGTACAGGGTGGCAGGGTTGATGGAATCATCCTCCTGTATTCGAAAACAGATGACAAAATCATGAACTACTTGCTGGAGCGTAAGTTTCCGTTTACCGTGATAGGCCGCCCAAGTAAGAATGCTGAGCGGATTACCTTTGTCGATAATGACAATATTTATATCACCAAACAGGTAACTGATTATCTGATCAAGCTCGGTCATCAAAGAATAGCTTTTATCGGTGTAAACCTCGAGCACGTTTTTACAATTGACCGCCTAGAGGGGTATAAACAAGCCCTCCATGAAGCGAACATCCAATATGACGAAAAGTATGTAATCCATGAGCAGTGCTTAAAATCTGGAGGAAAACAAGGTATCCTGAAGTTCCTATCCTCTCATGAGCCTCCTACTGCGCTCGTAGTGGCAGATGATTTTACCGCCATTGAGCTGATGAGTTATTCGGAGGAATTGAATATCAAGGTGCCAGAAGAAATCTCGATTGTCAGCTTCAATGATGTACCACTTACGGAACATATGAAGCCGCAGCTGACTTCTGTTAACATCGACATCTTCCAGTTAGGTTTTGAAGCAGCTAACTGTTTAATAGAAATCATCAAAAATCCGGACGCCTTGCCAAAAAGGGTCACCATCCCGGCGAGGATGATTGAACGGAAATCATGCAGTCCCATTCATAAGTAA